In a single window of the Hippoglossus hippoglossus isolate fHipHip1 chromosome 7, fHipHip1.pri, whole genome shotgun sequence genome:
- the tmem115 gene encoding transmembrane protein 115 yields the protein MNRYLPVARQHFLAALASTSVVVKTISAVVVLLYLLSWAVDTPYALGVTPGYLFPPNFWVWTLVTHGVVEQHVWGVAANVGTVMACGRLLEPLWGALELLIFFAVVNVSAGLLAGLSYLLTYVATFDLDYLFAVRVHGAAAFLGGVLVALKQTMGDTTVLRVPQVRLKAAPALVLLLLALLRLSGLLDSSAPLAAFSYGTLSGWVYLRFYQRHSRGRGDMSDHFAFASFFPEALQPVVGLLAGLVHSALVKIKVCRKMVKRYDVGAPSSITISLPGTDPQDAERRRQLALKALNERLKRVEDQSAWPSMDDEEDDDEDEVRTDTHPLLPGGRDPSSSSTLRPAGGPIGASTLSSSMSQSGGAASTGGTQHPESSIISFEDAPSRS from the exons ATGAATCGCTACCTGCCAGTGGCACGGCAGCACTTCCTGGCTGCTCTGGCCAGCACCAGCGTGGTGGTGAAGACCATCAGCGCCGTGGTGGTGCTCCTCTACCTGCTGTCATGGGCCGTCGACACCCCGTACGCGCTGGGGGTGACCCCGGGGTACCTCTTTCCGCCCAACTTCTGGGTGTGGACACTGGTGACCCACGGGGTCGTGGAGCAGCACGTCTGGGGCGTGGCAGCCAATGTGGGGACAGTTATGGCATGTGGCCGACTCCTGGAGCCTCTGTGGGGCGCTCTGGAGCTCCTGATCTTTTTTGCAGTGGTTAATGTGTCTGCAGGCCTCCTGGCTGGActctcctacctcctcacctatGTGGCCACCTTTGACCTGGACTACCTGTTTGCTGTGCGGGTCCATGGAGCAGCCGCGTTCCTTGGAGGTGTCCTGGTGGCGTTGAAGCAGACCATGGGGGACACTACGGTGCTCAGAGTGCCACAG GTGAGACTCAAAGCAGCACCCGCTTTGGTCCTCCTGCTCCTGGCCTTACTGCGCCTGTCTGGGCTGCTCGACAGCTCTGCCCCACTGGCTGCGTTCAGCTACGGCACACTGTCTGGTTGGGTCTACCTGCGCTTCTACCAGAGGCACAGCCGGGGACGCGGGGACATGTCGGACCACTTTGCCTTTGCAAGTTTCTTCCCTGAGGCTCTGCAGCCCGTCGTGGGGCTGCTGGCGGGGCTGGTCCACTCCGCTCTTGTGAAGATAAAGGTGTGCAGAAAGATGGTGAAGAGATACGACGTGGGGGCACCCTCCTCCATCACTATCAGCCTGCCAGGGACGGACCCACAggatgcagagaggaggag ACAACTGGCCCTCAAAGCTCTGAACGAGCGTCTAAAGCGTGTGGAGGACCAGTCTGCCTGGCCGAGCATGGACGACGAGGAAGATGACGATGAGGACGAAGTCAGAACTGACACACATCCACTCCTCCCAGGTGGGAGAGacccctcatcctcctccacactgAGACCAGCAGGGGGACCCATCGGCGCCTCCACCTTGTCATCCTCAATGTCGCAGAGCGGCGGAGCAGCATCCACAGGTGGCACACAACACCCGGAGTCCAGCATTATCAGCTTCGAGGATGCACCTTCTAGATCGTAA